The following are encoded together in the Streptomyces rapamycinicus NRRL 5491 genome:
- a CDS encoding AMP-binding protein — translation MPRTSRTEELPTPAADPRRAARVALRWISEPDCTEELTHAELLDQAARAAAALTRLGVRAGDRVAVHLPLVPESVIATLACGRLDVVRASLPVGLRPHELRDRIREVGAKVVITADAGQHGGEIQPLKRHVDRALAGCPEVRSVLVVHRLACPVSWRPGRDLWWHDELGRYTEPLPGPYS, via the coding sequence GTGCCCCGTACGTCTCGGACGGAGGAGCTCCCGACCCCGGCCGCCGACCCCCGGCGGGCCGCGCGGGTGGCCCTCCGCTGGATCAGCGAGCCGGACTGCACCGAGGAGCTCACCCATGCCGAGCTGCTCGACCAGGCGGCCCGGGCCGCCGCCGCGCTCACCCGGCTCGGCGTCCGAGCCGGGGACCGGGTGGCGGTCCATCTGCCGCTGGTGCCCGAGTCCGTGATCGCCACGCTCGCCTGCGGCCGGCTCGACGTCGTCCGCGCCAGCCTCCCCGTGGGGCTGCGCCCCCACGAGTTGCGCGACCGGATCAGGGAGGTCGGCGCCAAGGTCGTCATCACCGCGGACGCCGGGCAGCACGGCGGAGAGATACAGCCGCTCAAGCGCCATGTCGACCGGGCGCTGGCCGGCTGCCCCGAGGTGCGGTCCGTACTGGTGGTCCACCGGCTGGCCTGCCCGGTGTCCTGGCGGCCCGGGCGCGACCTGTGGTGGCACGACGAGCTCGGCCGATACACCGAGCCGCTGCCCGGGCCGTACTCTTGA
- a CDS encoding P1 family peptidase, with amino-acid sequence MDAERTNPESVPTGPADGLTDIRGLRVGHAQRSGGSRLTGTTVVLAPEGGAVAAVDVRGGGPGTRETDALDPRNLVQRVEAVVLTGGSTFGLDSASGVASWLEDHGRGFRVGPDPAQVVPVVPAAALFDLGRGGDWRARPDAALGREAIEAAAGSETGAPVAQGNVGAGTGAVAGGVKGGTGSASTVLPSGVTVAALVVVNAAGSVVDPGTGALYGEHYGPTEEGGPHRPGAAVHVEAMRRLAAARAESERRQAASVRPPLNTTLAVVATDAVLTRAQSQKLAGTAHDGLARAIRPVHLLSDGDTVFALATCGRPLIPEGGPEDAGDPAFGVHRESGALNEILAAGADVLTRAVVKAVLAAETVDGPGGVFPAYRDLYGL; translated from the coding sequence ATGGATGCCGAGCGGACAAACCCCGAATCAGTTCCCACCGGTCCGGCCGACGGCCTGACGGATATCCGCGGACTACGGGTGGGCCATGCCCAGCGGTCCGGCGGCAGTCGGCTCACCGGGACGACCGTGGTGCTGGCCCCGGAAGGCGGTGCGGTCGCCGCAGTCGATGTGCGCGGCGGTGGGCCGGGCACCCGGGAGACCGATGCCCTCGATCCGCGCAATCTGGTCCAGCGTGTCGAAGCCGTCGTACTGACCGGCGGCAGCACCTTCGGACTCGACAGCGCCTCGGGGGTGGCCTCCTGGCTGGAGGACCACGGCCGGGGCTTCCGGGTCGGCCCCGATCCGGCGCAGGTCGTTCCGGTGGTCCCGGCCGCCGCCCTCTTCGACCTGGGCCGGGGCGGCGACTGGCGGGCCCGCCCGGACGCCGCGCTGGGGCGCGAGGCGATCGAGGCGGCGGCCGGTTCGGAGACGGGGGCTCCGGTCGCGCAGGGCAATGTGGGGGCGGGCACGGGCGCGGTGGCCGGTGGGGTCAAGGGCGGCACCGGTTCGGCCTCCACGGTGCTGCCGTCCGGCGTCACGGTGGCCGCGCTGGTGGTGGTCAACGCCGCGGGATCGGTCGTCGATCCCGGTACGGGTGCGCTGTACGGGGAGCACTACGGGCCGACGGAGGAGGGCGGGCCGCACCGGCCGGGTGCGGCCGTGCACGTCGAGGCGATGCGTCGGCTCGCCGCCGCGCGGGCCGAGTCGGAGCGGCGGCAGGCCGCGTCGGTGCGGCCTCCGCTGAACACCACGCTGGCCGTGGTCGCCACCGACGCGGTGCTCACCCGGGCCCAATCGCAGAAGCTCGCGGGGACGGCACACGACGGTCTGGCGCGGGCCATCCGGCCGGTGCATCTGCTCTCCGACGGTGACACGGTCTTCGCCCTGGCCACCTGCGGGCGCCCGCTGATACCGGAGGGCGGCCCCGAGGACGCCGGCGATCCGGCGTTCGGGGTGCACCGGGAGAGCGGTGCGCTGAACGAGATCCTGGCGGCCGGGGCGGATGTACTGACCCGGGCGGTGGTCAAGGCGGTGCTCGCGGCGGAGACCGTGGACGGCCCGGGCGGTGTCTTCCCCGCCTACCGGGACCTTTACGGCCTCTGA
- a CDS encoding FAD-dependent oxidoreductase — translation MDTDLLIVGGGPAGCAAAVMAASVGMRSVLIESGDALCGALRRIPVVRNVLTVTNGPDLAAAIEADLAQCDLCRVELGRRATLIDAFDDRVEVTVEPAESVESVEPRETLEAAGSDRAPRSRLTAPYVVVATGVGPLGPEGAGWLGGAAGRALPQLWEADPAAIDDRTVLVLGADRPLGTVARAHPELKARFVVAYPPEDSYKTEEIRRDPRVELVAVRRLELGPGPGSASAPVTAEAGTLGGERRTLTADLVFLNLGSAPAPPAGAVATDRSGYCPPGSQHPRVFTAGDLRSVRFQRIATAMGSGGEAALGAYYASRGLPVETGGPPTDVGGPPGPTGGG, via the coding sequence ATGGATACGGATCTGCTGATCGTCGGCGGTGGCCCGGCGGGCTGCGCCGCCGCCGTGATGGCGGCGAGCGTCGGGATGCGCTCGGTGCTGATCGAGTCGGGCGACGCGCTGTGCGGGGCGCTGCGGCGCATCCCGGTGGTGCGCAATGTCCTCACCGTCACCAACGGCCCGGATCTGGCGGCGGCGATCGAGGCGGACCTGGCGCAGTGCGATCTGTGCCGGGTGGAGCTGGGCCGCCGCGCCACGCTGATCGATGCCTTCGACGACCGCGTCGAGGTCACGGTCGAGCCGGCGGAGTCCGTGGAGTCCGTGGAGCCTAGGGAAACCCTGGAGGCCGCGGGGTCCGATCGGGCTCCTCGCTCGCGGCTGACCGCCCCGTATGTGGTCGTCGCCACGGGGGTCGGGCCGCTGGGCCCCGAGGGGGCGGGATGGCTCGGGGGCGCGGCGGGCCGGGCACTGCCACAGTTGTGGGAGGCGGATCCGGCGGCCATCGACGACCGGACGGTGCTGGTCCTGGGTGCGGACCGGCCTCTGGGGACCGTGGCGCGGGCTCATCCGGAGCTCAAGGCACGCTTTGTGGTGGCGTATCCGCCCGAGGACTCCTACAAGACCGAGGAGATCCGGCGGGACCCCCGGGTGGAGCTGGTGGCCGTGCGGCGGCTGGAGTTGGGGCCCGGGCCCGGGTCCGCATCGGCACCGGTCACCGCCGAGGCCGGGACGTTGGGGGGCGAGCGGCGGACGCTCACGGCCGATCTCGTCTTCCTCAACCTGGGCAGCGCCCCGGCGCCCCCGGCCGGGGCCGTGGCCACCGACCGGTCCGGGTACTGCCCTCCCGGGAGCCAGCATCCCCGGGTCTTCACCGCCGGTGATCTGCGGTCGGTCCGCTTCCAGCGGATCGCGACCGCCATGGGGTCGGGTGGCGAGGCCGCACTCGGCGCCTACTACGCCTCGCGCGGTCTGCCCGTGGAAACCGGCGGCCCGCCCACGGACGTGGGCGGGCCGCCGGGCCCGACAGGGGGTGGCTGA
- a CDS encoding PTS fructose transporter subunit IIABC: protein MSELITADLVDLDLSADTKEAAARSLAERMVEAGRVTDLDGFLADVAAREEQMPTGLDGGIGIPHCRSAHVTEPTLAFGRSAARVDFGAADGPADLIFLIAAPAGADSDHLTILSSLARQLMNAHFTDALRSADRPEQVAALIRGEEPAATEPVAEEPAAAEPAASDSAAAFGASQTASEPVPPFRIVAVTSCPTGIAHTYMAAESLENAAREAGVELVVETQGSAGFDKLPAATIAAADAVVFAHDVEVREKARFAGKPTVDVGVKAAINRPAELIAEARGKAARGEIAAPADGAAEGSAPMDADGAAGDGFGTRLRKWLMTGVSYMVPFVAAGGLLIALAFAIGGYEIASAKSVADHFVWTETSSWAALLFQIGSAAFTFLVPVLAGYIAYGMADRPGLVPGFVGGYIATTIKAGFLGGLVAGLIAGAVVMAIQRFKVPASLRGIMPVVVIPLISSAIVGVLMFVVIGKPIASAQEAMTDWLNGLSGANAIGLGVLLGLMMCFDLGGPVNKVAYAFATGGIAVSDPSTGSLKIMAAVMAAGMVPPLAMALATTVRGRLFTKTERENGKAAWVLGASFISEGAIPFAAADPLRVIPSSMVGGAVTGALSMAFDCTLRAPHGGIFVVPLIGQPFLYLLAIVAGTVVSTGLVVFLKGLRKTAEPGATGQAGGGAATGGTTEDESKVAVAV, encoded by the coding sequence ATGAGTGAGCTGATCACCGCGGATCTGGTCGACCTTGACCTGTCCGCCGACACCAAGGAAGCCGCCGCCCGGTCGCTCGCCGAACGCATGGTCGAGGCCGGCCGGGTCACCGACCTCGACGGCTTTCTCGCCGATGTGGCGGCGCGCGAGGAGCAGATGCCGACCGGCCTGGACGGCGGCATCGGCATACCCCACTGTCGCAGCGCCCATGTCACCGAGCCGACCCTGGCCTTCGGGCGCAGCGCGGCCCGGGTCGACTTCGGCGCGGCGGACGGACCGGCCGATCTGATCTTCCTGATCGCCGCCCCGGCGGGCGCGGACAGCGACCATCTGACGATCCTGTCGAGCCTTGCGCGGCAGCTGATGAACGCCCACTTCACCGATGCGCTGCGTTCGGCCGACCGGCCCGAGCAGGTGGCCGCCCTGATCCGCGGCGAGGAGCCCGCCGCGACTGAGCCTGTCGCCGAGGAGCCTGCCGCGGCCGAGCCCGCCGCCTCCGACTCGGCTGCGGCCTTCGGCGCCTCCCAGACCGCGTCGGAGCCGGTGCCCCCCTTCCGGATCGTGGCCGTCACGTCCTGCCCCACCGGTATCGCCCACACCTATATGGCCGCCGAGTCGCTGGAGAACGCCGCTCGCGAGGCCGGGGTCGAGCTGGTGGTCGAGACCCAGGGCTCGGCCGGATTCGACAAGCTCCCCGCCGCCACCATCGCCGCCGCCGACGCGGTGGTCTTCGCGCACGATGTGGAGGTGCGGGAGAAGGCCCGCTTCGCGGGCAAGCCGACGGTGGATGTCGGGGTGAAGGCGGCCATCAACCGCCCCGCCGAGCTCATCGCCGAGGCGCGGGGGAAGGCCGCGCGGGGCGAGATCGCCGCACCGGCCGACGGCGCGGCGGAGGGCTCGGCGCCGATGGACGCGGACGGTGCCGCCGGTGACGGCTTCGGCACCCGGCTGCGCAAGTGGCTGATGACGGGCGTCAGTTACATGGTCCCGTTCGTCGCCGCGGGAGGTCTGCTGATCGCGCTCGCCTTCGCGATCGGCGGCTACGAGATCGCGAGCGCCAAGTCCGTGGCGGACCACTTCGTCTGGACCGAGACCAGCAGCTGGGCGGCGCTGCTCTTCCAGATCGGCAGTGCGGCGTTCACCTTCCTGGTGCCGGTCCTCGCGGGCTATATCGCCTACGGCATGGCCGACCGGCCCGGCCTGGTCCCCGGCTTCGTGGGCGGCTACATCGCGACCACCATCAAGGCCGGATTCCTCGGCGGTCTGGTCGCGGGTCTGATCGCGGGCGCGGTCGTCATGGCCATCCAGCGGTTCAAGGTCCCGGCGTCGCTGCGCGGCATCATGCCGGTGGTGGTGATCCCACTGATCTCCTCCGCGATCGTCGGTGTCCTGATGTTCGTGGTGATCGGCAAGCCCATCGCCTCCGCGCAGGAGGCGATGACCGACTGGCTCAACGGCCTCTCCGGCGCCAACGCCATCGGCCTCGGTGTCCTCCTCGGCCTGATGATGTGCTTCGACCTGGGCGGTCCGGTCAACAAGGTGGCCTACGCCTTCGCGACCGGCGGTATCGCGGTGTCGGACCCCTCCACCGGAAGCCTCAAGATCATGGCCGCGGTGATGGCCGCCGGTATGGTCCCGCCGCTGGCGATGGCCCTCGCAACCACCGTGCGCGGACGGCTGTTCACCAAGACCGAACGGGAGAACGGCAAGGCCGCCTGGGTGCTGGGTGCCTCCTTCATCAGTGAGGGCGCCATTCCGTTCGCCGCGGCGGATCCGCTGCGGGTGATCCCCTCGTCGATGGTGGGCGGTGCCGTCACCGGCGCGCTGTCGATGGCGTTCGACTGCACGCTGCGCGCCCCGCACGGCGGCATCTTCGTGGTCCCGCTGATCGGCCAGCCGTTCCTCTACCTGCTGGCCATCGTGGCGGGCACGGTGGTCTCGACCGGTCTGGTGGTCTTCCTCAAGGGGCTGCGGAAGACGGCGGAGCCGGGGGCCACCGGCCAGGCGGGCGGCGGTGCTGCCACGGGCGGCACCACCGAGGACGAGTCGAAGGTGGCGGTGGCGGTCTGA
- the pfkB gene encoding 1-phosphofructokinase, with protein sequence MILTVTPNPSLDRTYEIPALERGAVLRATADRVDPGGKGVNVSRAVAAAGQRTVAVLPLGGPEGALLARLLEELGIEAAGVYVAGSTRVNISVAEPDGTLTKLNASGPELTDAEAEAVLEAVRTRVESADWIACCGSLPRGLAPEWYAELVARAHRAGARIALDTSGPSLTAALRERPDVVKPNAEELAQAVGRPLATVGEAVKAAEELRGLGARAVLASLGADGQLLVDETGAYFGTAQVTAVRSNVGAGDASLAGFLAAGGSGPAALASAVAHGAAAVQLPGSAMPTPADLDPSVVVTTADIPLDRVLKEPA encoded by the coding sequence ATGATTCTCACCGTCACCCCCAACCCCAGCCTGGACCGTACGTACGAGATCCCCGCGCTGGAGCGCGGCGCCGTGCTGCGGGCCACGGCCGACCGGGTCGACCCCGGCGGGAAGGGCGTCAATGTCTCGCGCGCCGTGGCCGCCGCGGGGCAGCGCACGGTGGCCGTGCTGCCGCTCGGCGGACCGGAGGGCGCGCTGCTCGCCAGGCTGCTGGAGGAGCTGGGCATCGAGGCGGCGGGCGTGTACGTGGCGGGCTCGACCCGGGTCAACATCTCCGTGGCCGAACCGGACGGCACCCTCACCAAACTCAACGCGAGCGGGCCCGAACTGACCGATGCCGAGGCCGAAGCGGTGCTGGAGGCCGTCCGGACGAGGGTCGAGAGCGCCGACTGGATCGCCTGCTGCGGCAGCCTGCCCCGGGGGCTCGCACCCGAGTGGTACGCCGAGCTGGTGGCGCGGGCCCACCGCGCGGGTGCCCGGATCGCGCTGGACACCTCCGGCCCCTCGCTGACCGCCGCCCTGCGCGAGCGCCCCGATGTGGTGAAGCCCAACGCCGAGGAGCTGGCCCAGGCCGTCGGCCGTCCGCTGGCCACCGTGGGCGAGGCGGTCAAGGCGGCCGAGGAACTGCGCGGGCTGGGCGCCCGCGCCGTACTCGCCAGCCTGGGCGCAGACGGCCAGCTGCTGGTCGACGAGACCGGCGCGTACTTCGGCACCGCCCAGGTCACCGCCGTGCGCAGCAACGTCGGCGCGGGCGACGCCTCGCTCGCCGGATTCCTCGCGGCGGGCGGCTCCGGGCCCGCCGCACTCGCCTCGGCCGTGGCCCATGGAGCGGCCGCGGTGCAGCTGCCGGGCAGCGCCATGCCGACCCCGGCCGACCTCGACCCGTCCGTCGTGGTCACCACGGCGGACATTCCGCTGGACCGTGTGCTCAAGGAGCCCGCGTGA
- a CDS encoding DeoR/GlpR family DNA-binding transcription regulator, whose product MYAPERQQEILRLARESGRVDVLSLAEEFQVTAETVRRDLRALDRAGLVRRVHGGAIPAGRLDFEPDLAERESTAADEKDRIARAAIAELPSDGSVIIDAGSTAARFAAALPLEAKLTVVTHALPVAARLADHPGIALHLVGGRVRHRTRAAVDAWALRGYGEIKADAVFLATNGFSLDGGLTTPDLAEGAVKSAMIAAARRVVLLADSAKFGREHFARFGGLDDVDLLITDTGLSPQDALAIERRGTEVARA is encoded by the coding sequence ATGTACGCACCGGAGCGTCAGCAGGAGATTCTCCGGCTCGCCCGCGAGAGCGGGCGGGTGGATGTCCTGTCCCTCGCCGAGGAGTTCCAGGTCACCGCCGAGACCGTACGGCGTGATCTGCGCGCCCTCGACCGGGCGGGGCTCGTCCGCCGTGTGCACGGGGGCGCCATCCCGGCCGGACGGCTGGACTTCGAGCCCGATCTCGCCGAGCGCGAGTCCACCGCCGCCGATGAGAAGGACCGCATCGCGAGGGCCGCCATCGCCGAGCTGCCGTCCGACGGCAGCGTGATCATCGACGCCGGTTCGACGGCGGCCCGGTTCGCCGCCGCCCTTCCGCTGGAGGCCAAGCTCACCGTCGTCACCCACGCCCTGCCGGTCGCGGCCCGCCTCGCCGACCACCCCGGTATCGCGCTGCACCTCGTCGGCGGGCGGGTCCGCCACCGCACCCGGGCCGCCGTGGACGCATGGGCGCTGCGTGGCTACGGCGAGATCAAGGCCGATGCGGTCTTCCTCGCCACCAACGGATTCTCACTGGACGGCGGGCTCACCACACCCGATCTCGCGGAGGGCGCGGTCAAGAGCGCCATGATCGCGGCGGCCCGGCGGGTGGTGCTGCTCGCGGACTCCGCCAAGTTCGGCCGGGAGCACTTCGCCCGGTTCGGCGGCCTGGACGATGTCGATCTGCTCATCACGGACACCGGGCTCAGCCCCCAGGACGCCCTGGCCATCGAGCGCCGGGGCACGGAAGTGGCACGCGCATGA
- a CDS encoding SDR family NAD(P)-dependent oxidoreductase, whose protein sequence is MTLDGKAALVTGGSRGIGEAVAIRLAEEGADVALTYHSQGERAADVVDRIKGLGRRAWAVQADGVDAQAVRAAVEGAAAEFGRLDILVNNAGVGALGPIAELSLDDVDRVLAVNVRAPFLLAQAATAHMADGGRIINIGSCMAERVAFPGGSLYATSKTALTGLTKALARELGPRGITANLIHPGPVDTDMNPADGENAAFQSGFTALGRYGRTTEIAATVAHLAGDSGRYITGASIAVDGGFAV, encoded by the coding sequence ATGACACTCGACGGCAAGGCGGCCCTGGTCACCGGCGGCAGCCGGGGCATCGGCGAGGCCGTGGCGATCCGGCTCGCCGAGGAGGGCGCCGATGTCGCCCTGACCTACCACAGCCAGGGAGAACGCGCTGCGGATGTCGTCGACCGGATCAAGGGGCTCGGCCGCCGCGCCTGGGCCGTACAGGCCGACGGCGTCGACGCGCAGGCGGTGCGGGCCGCCGTGGAGGGGGCGGCCGCCGAGTTCGGCCGCCTGGACATCCTGGTCAACAACGCGGGTGTCGGCGCCCTCGGGCCCATCGCCGAGCTGTCGCTGGACGATGTGGACCGGGTGCTCGCCGTGAACGTCCGGGCGCCGTTCCTCCTGGCGCAGGCGGCCACCGCACACATGGCCGACGGCGGGCGGATCATCAACATCGGCAGCTGCATGGCCGAGCGCGTCGCCTTCCCCGGCGGCAGCCTCTACGCGACCAGCAAGACCGCGCTCACCGGCCTCACCAAGGCCCTGGCCCGTGAGCTCGGCCCGCGCGGAATCACCGCCAACCTGATCCACCCCGGCCCCGTGGACACCGATATGAACCCGGCCGACGGCGAGAACGCCGCCTTCCAGAGCGGCTTCACCGCGCTCGGGCGCTACGGCCGCACCACGGAGATCGCGGCGACCGTGGCCCATCTCGCGGGCGACAGCGGCCGCTACATCACCGGTGCGTCCATCGCCGTGGACGGCGGCTTCGCCGTCTGA